One Clostridium estertheticum DNA segment encodes these proteins:
- a CDS encoding 2-phosphosulfolactate phosphatase family protein, which translates to MKIDIIVSADDIKKEKIENKTVVVIDMLRATSVIITAMNNGCKGVIPVLTVDAAADIVRNGKEEFMLGGERDALKIEGFHYSNSPLEYTRDTIEGKTLVMTTTNGTKAIKGCTGASSILIGAMLNAKSIARRIVELNKDVVIVNAGTYGEFSIDDFLCSGYIIDCVLKEIEVDLSDIAITSHYIYKNNEDIHSFIKYASHYKRITQLGLEADLEYCCRKDIIDNVPEYKDGIII; encoded by the coding sequence ATGAAAATAGATATAATAGTTTCGGCTGATGATATAAAAAAAGAAAAAATAGAGAATAAAACAGTGGTAGTAATAGATATGCTTAGGGCAACTAGTGTAATAATTACTGCAATGAATAACGGCTGCAAAGGTGTTATTCCGGTTTTAACAGTTGACGCTGCAGCTGACATTGTGAGAAATGGCAAAGAGGAGTTTATGCTTGGAGGAGAGCGAGATGCATTAAAAATAGAAGGGTTTCACTATTCAAACTCTCCATTAGAATACACTAGAGATACCATAGAAGGCAAAACACTTGTGATGACTACTACTAATGGTACTAAAGCTATAAAGGGCTGCACGGGGGCTAGTAGCATTCTAATAGGTGCCATGTTAAATGCTAAGTCTATAGCAAGAAGAATAGTAGAATTAAATAAAGATGTAGTAATAGTTAATGCGGGGACTTATGGTGAATTTTCTATAGATGATTTTTTATGTAGTGGTTACATAATTGATTGTGTGTTAAAAGAAATAGAAGTAGACCTTTCTGATATTGCTATAACTTCTCATTATATTTATAAAAATAATGAAGATATTCATAGTTTTATAAAGTATGCAAGTCATTACAAAAGGATTACACAGCTAGGACTCGAGGCGGATTTAGAATACTGCTGTAGAAAAGATATTATAGATAATGTTCCAGAATATAAAGATGGGATTATAATTTAA
- a CDS encoding transposase: MARKARLKAADAIFHIMCKSISEVDLYRDSEDKEKYLSLVKKYKKLYNVKIYGYCLMDNHAHLLVDANGSDISKVMHGINFSYAMYFNKKYEREGHLFKDRFKSKIVDNDQYLKTVSLYIHNNPTDIGEFRDCPENYAFSSLGIYIGKRRDHFNIVDYSFILGFFGNKLDTARKNYYSLVFGCDDEKLKEEFEFKDEKTEYRSGRNILVRDFKPEDVMKFIALKMNISEFHFFTKYSRKLVGAKALTVVLMRSLCNFKFSDISSALGNITQARVSQLTSIGIELIGTDKKYESITEDFIKFYT; the protein is encoded by the coding sequence ATGGCAAGAAAAGCAAGATTAAAAGCAGCTGACGCTATATTTCATATTATGTGCAAAAGTATCAGTGAGGTTGATTTATATAGGGATTCTGAGGACAAAGAAAAATATTTATCACTTGTGAAGAAGTATAAAAAGCTCTATAATGTTAAAATTTACGGGTACTGTCTTATGGATAACCATGCACATTTATTAGTTGATGCTAATGGATCAGATATATCAAAAGTCATGCACGGAATAAATTTTTCTTATGCAATGTACTTTAATAAAAAATATGAAAGAGAAGGTCACCTTTTTAAAGATAGATTCAAGAGTAAAATAGTTGATAATGACCAATATTTGAAGACCGTATCCTTATATATACATAATAATCCTACTGATATAGGAGAATTTAGAGATTGTCCTGAAAATTATGCCTTTTCTAGTTTAGGAATCTATATTGGTAAAAGACGTGACCATTTCAACATAGTTGATTATAGCTTCATCTTGGGATTTTTTGGAAATAAACTTGATACTGCAAGAAAAAACTATTATAGCCTTGTTTTCGGATGCGACGACGAAAAATTAAAAGAAGAATTTGAATTCAAAGATGAAAAAACAGAATATAGAAGCGGAAGAAATATACTTGTAAGAGATTTTAAGCCTGAAGATGTAATGAAATTTATAGCATTAAAGATGAATATATCTGAGTTTCATTTTTTCACGAAATATAGTAGAAAACTTGTAGGAGCAAAAGCCTTAACTGTTGTTTTAATGAGGAGTCTCTGCAATTTTAAATTTAGCGATATATCTAGCGCACTTGGAAATATTACACAGGCCAGAGTTTCTCAATTAACTAGCATTGGTATTGAATTAATTGGAACAGATAAAAAATATGAAAGTATTACAGAGGATTTTATTAAATTTTATACTTAG
- a CDS encoding PucR family transcriptional regulator, with the protein MYNFTEFLKDLSHSSNIPFNVVTEDGMALYISDLDIENSHITNFTIMLGRVKGRISLEKKYENCTSLLEYIIENKYTQHFLTKEQAVIDILENREISIDNISLNLPFLKNGCYVMLISVDGSKYESLNIIKQIYDNEPVVSLIYNDSIIVIGDFDEVEDHAESIKESISSDLYCKCYVSYADRTYDIKGLKKAYNDAVQCMELGKKFDIKDHTFSYNKMLFEKIVYNVDNKIKQELLIMLKDKFDALDSEMIVTIEQFVNCGLNISDAARKLYVHRNTLIYRLDKIKKETNFDIRDFKDASVFLIAFLIWKENKE; encoded by the coding sequence ATGTACAATTTCACAGAATTCTTGAAGGATTTAAGTCATTCTTCAAACATACCATTTAATGTAGTTACAGAAGATGGTATGGCACTATATATTAGTGACTTAGATATTGAAAATTCACATATAACTAACTTTACTATTATGCTTGGCCGTGTTAAAGGCAGAATAAGTTTAGAAAAGAAGTATGAAAATTGTACATCTTTACTTGAATACATTATTGAAAACAAATATACCCAGCATTTCTTAACTAAAGAACAGGCGGTTATTGATATTTTAGAAAATAGAGAAATTTCTATAGATAATATTAGTCTTAATCTACCTTTTCTTAAAAATGGGTGTTATGTCATGTTAATAAGTGTAGATGGAAGTAAGTATGAATCTCTTAATATAATAAAACAAATATATGATAATGAGCCAGTCGTAAGTTTAATATATAATGACAGTATAATTGTAATTGGTGACTTTGATGAAGTAGAGGACCATGCAGAAAGTATAAAGGAATCCATCTCATCAGATTTGTATTGCAAATGTTATGTAAGTTATGCAGATAGAACTTATGATATAAAAGGGCTTAAAAAAGCTTACAATGATGCTGTGCAATGTATGGAGCTAGGAAAAAAATTCGATATAAAAGACCATACATTTAGTTATAATAAGATGCTATTTGAGAAAATTGTATATAATGTAGATAATAAAATTAAGCAGGAACTTTTAATCATGTTAAAAGACAAATTTGATGCGTTAGATAGTGAAATGATTGTAACTATTGAGCAATTTGTAAATTGTGGTCTTAATATCAGTGATGCCGCGAGAAAACTATATGTTCATAGGAATACACTTATCTATAGACTAGATAAGATTAAAAAAGAAACAAACTTTGATATCAGAGACTTTAAAGATGCCTCCGTATTCCTTATAGCCTTCTTAATATGGAAGGAAAATAAGGAATAA
- a CDS encoding ABC transporter ATP-binding protein, which translates to MSNLSLRHIYKVYTGNVTAVKDFNLEIEDKEFIVFVGPSGCGKSTTLRMIAGLEEISQGEIYIGDKLVNDMAPKDRDIAMVFQNYALYPHMSVYDNMAFGLKLRKVPKDEIKQKVTDVAKVLDIEHLLDRKPKALSGGQRQRVALGRAIVRNPKVFLMDEPLSNLDAKLRVQMRTEIAKLHHKLQTTFIYVTHDQTEAMTMGTRIVVMKDGLAQQVDTPHNIYEHPVNMFVAGFIGSPQMNFMEAKVLEQNGEVVLVFDDEIIILPKDKAEIIKEKSYVGKTVVMGIRPEDIDDGIGFIEKNKSAVITAQVEVAELMGAETNIYMRKGNTNIVARVNGSSKSKVGDQIKIALDTNKIHVFDKETENTVI; encoded by the coding sequence ATGTCAAATTTATCATTAAGGCACATATACAAGGTTTATACAGGAAACGTAACAGCAGTTAAAGATTTTAATCTTGAAATAGAAGACAAAGAATTTATAGTTTTTGTAGGACCATCAGGTTGCGGTAAATCAACAACTTTAAGAATGATAGCAGGTCTTGAAGAAATCTCACAGGGTGAAATATATATTGGCGATAAACTCGTAAATGATATGGCACCTAAGGATAGAGATATAGCTATGGTTTTCCAAAACTATGCACTATACCCTCATATGTCTGTATATGACAACATGGCATTTGGATTAAAACTAAGAAAAGTGCCAAAAGATGAAATAAAACAAAAGGTTACTGATGTAGCTAAAGTACTTGATATAGAACATTTACTTGATAGAAAACCAAAAGCATTATCAGGCGGACAAAGACAGAGGGTAGCACTTGGAAGAGCTATAGTAAGAAATCCAAAGGTATTCTTAATGGACGAGCCTCTATCTAATTTAGATGCTAAACTTAGAGTTCAAATGAGAACAGAAATAGCAAAATTACATCATAAACTTCAAACAACTTTTATATATGTAACTCATGACCAAACAGAAGCTATGACTATGGGAACAAGAATAGTTGTAATGAAAGATGGACTTGCTCAACAAGTAGACACACCTCATAATATATATGAGCACCCAGTTAATATGTTTGTTGCTGGATTTATAGGAAGTCCTCAAATGAACTTTATGGAAGCTAAGGTTTTAGAACAAAATGGAGAAGTTGTACTTGTTTTTGATGATGAAATTATAATATTACCAAAGGATAAAGCTGAAATAATTAAAGAAAAATCTTATGTAGGGAAAACTGTTGTAATGGGTATTAGACCAGAAGATATTGATGACGGTATCGGCTTTATTGAAAAGAATAAGAGTGCAGTTATAACAGCTCAAGTTGAGGTTGCAGAGCTTATGGGTGCAGAGACTAATATATATATGAGAAAAGGAAATACAAATATTGTAGCTAGAGTTAATGGATCATCAAAATCTAAAGTTGGAGATCAAATTAAAATTGCACTAGATACAAATAAAATACATGTTTTTGATAAAGAAACTGAAAACACAGTAATATAG
- a CDS encoding TIGR01212 family radical SAM protein (This family includes YhcC from E. coli K-12, an uncharacterized radical SAM protein.): protein MQKTWGDKRYHSLNYFLREKFGDKVFKIALDAGFSCPNRDGTISSGGCLFCSQRGSGDFGGDRRFSITSQFEDIVNMMSKKWKSGKYIAYFQAYTNTYASIEVLREKYEEAISQEGVVALVIATRPDCLDDAVLDLIEEYSHRVYTWVELGLQTCNDESAKIINRGYKLLKFEEALKELNKRNIDVVVHTIFGLPGESAQDMLKTIDYVAHKDIKGIKMHLLYLVENTPMVELYKDEKLKFLEKDEYIDIITRSIAMLPPNMVIHRLTGDAPRELLIGPMWSLKKWEVLNAIDNKLKEIDLYQGKNYKI, encoded by the coding sequence TTGCAGAAAACATGGGGTGATAAAAGATATCACAGTTTAAATTATTTTTTAAGGGAAAAATTCGGTGATAAGGTTTTTAAGATTGCTTTAGACGCTGGATTTTCTTGTCCTAATAGAGATGGAACTATCAGCAGCGGAGGATGTTTGTTTTGTAGCCAGCGAGGTTCAGGAGATTTTGGTGGGGATAGGAGATTTTCTATAACAAGTCAATTTGAAGATATAGTTAATATGATGAGTAAAAAATGGAAATCAGGAAAGTATATTGCTTATTTTCAGGCTTACACCAATACCTATGCTTCCATAGAGGTATTAAGAGAAAAATATGAGGAAGCAATATCCCAGGAGGGGGTAGTGGCGCTGGTTATAGCTACTAGACCTGATTGCTTGGATGATGCGGTGCTAGACCTTATAGAGGAATATTCACATAGAGTATACACCTGGGTAGAACTAGGCCTTCAAACCTGCAATGATGAAAGTGCAAAAATTATTAATAGAGGATATAAACTATTGAAATTTGAAGAGGCTCTCAAAGAGCTAAATAAAAGAAATATTGATGTGGTAGTTCATACTATTTTTGGTCTTCCAGGAGAAAGCGCACAGGACATGTTAAAAACAATAGACTATGTGGCCCATAAAGATATAAAAGGTATAAAAATGCATTTGCTTTATCTTGTGGAAAATACACCAATGGTTGAGCTATACAAAGATGAAAAGCTTAAGTTTTTGGAAAAAGATGAGTACATAGATATAATTACCAGGTCAATAGCTATGCTTCCGCCAAATATGGTTATTCATAGATTAACAGGTGATGCACCAAGGGAGCTGTTAATAGGGCCTATGTGGAGTTTGAAAAAATGGGAAGTCTTAAATGCCATAGATAATAAATTAAAAGAAATAGATTTATATCAAGGGAAAAATTATAAAATTTAG
- a CDS encoding transporter yields the protein MLKKNIGSIFQTAAVFVGTIVGAGLASGQEITQFFSTYGYRSFWGILICGLIYIVISSIIISISLKHKLSSYTELITLVSPGFFGVITDVFTSFFLISGAAIILAGSGALLHQYFGISKWIGILLMSIISLYTLLKDTKGLITINSFIVPALTTIIITIFVLYLIFYKDMVNVSYIKQIPSYKINIIPAQWFFATLLYAGFNMLCCSGVLVPISQEIKHNRILIPGVILGATILTILCYLINIMLLLNIPQIFKYEIPLLYITNRFGMLMQILLLCVIWFEMFSTEVSDIYSVGKTLEKKFNIPYKKAVFLILIIALPISQVGFKNLIKVLYPGFGAISLIFLVQCIIFYRKTTKKQN from the coding sequence ATTTTGAAAAAAAACATCGGTTCAATATTTCAAACTGCGGCAGTGTTTGTAGGTACCATAGTTGGTGCAGGACTTGCTTCTGGCCAGGAAATAACTCAATTTTTTAGTACTTATGGATATAGGAGCTTCTGGGGAATTCTCATATGCGGTTTAATCTATATTGTAATAAGTTCTATAATAATTTCTATTAGTCTAAAACATAAATTAAGCTCCTATACTGAACTTATAACTCTTGTAAGCCCAGGTTTTTTTGGTGTGATTACAGATGTTTTTACAAGTTTTTTCTTAATTAGTGGTGCTGCCATAATTTTAGCTGGAAGCGGTGCACTTCTTCATCAATATTTTGGTATTTCTAAATGGATAGGAATTTTGCTTATGTCTATAATTTCTCTATATACACTACTTAAAGATACCAAAGGGCTAATAACTATAAACTCCTTTATAGTACCTGCTCTCACAACAATTATTATAACTATATTCGTTTTATATTTAATATTCTACAAAGATATGGTAAATGTTTCCTATATAAAACAAATTCCTTCTTACAAAATCAATATCATTCCTGCTCAATGGTTTTTTGCAACATTACTCTATGCTGGTTTTAATATGCTGTGTTGTAGTGGTGTTCTAGTCCCAATAAGTCAGGAAATAAAACATAACCGTATTCTTATTCCTGGAGTTATATTAGGTGCTACAATTTTAACCATTTTATGCTATTTGATAAATATAATGCTATTATTAAATATACCTCAAATTTTCAAATATGAGATTCCACTGCTATATATAACAAACCGTTTTGGTATGTTAATGCAAATCCTTCTACTTTGCGTAATTTGGTTTGAAATGTTTTCTACTGAAGTTTCTGATATATATAGTGTAGGCAAAACTCTGGAAAAAAAATTTAATATTCCTTATAAAAAAGCAGTGTTTTTAATACTTATTATAGCTTTGCCTATTTCTCAAGTTGGCTTTAAAAATTTAATCAAGGTTCTTTATCCTGGTTTCGGGGCCATAAGTCTTATTTTTTTAGTTCAATGTATTATATTTTATAGGAAAACCACTAAAAAACAGAATTGA
- a CDS encoding radical SAM protein, whose translation MLEKCNLCPRKCSVNRLDGELGLCSASEDVKIAKVSLHQWEEPCISGTMGSGTIFFSNCNLKCVFCQNHTISEEGTGKAVSIEQLSEIFLEQQMRGAHNINLVTPTHYVPQIIEALKIAKSRGLNIPILYNSNAYESMDTIKALSGFIDVYLPDLKYYSDKYAIKYSNAPNYFNTASQVITEMVSQVGKAKFDDAGLIQKGVIIRHLMLPGLLFDSKKVIDFIHSSFSDSVYISLMNQYTPMHKVAKYPEINKPLNPNHYDALIDYCLTLGVTKCFIQESGTCSKDFVPDFDLSQI comes from the coding sequence ATGCTAGAAAAATGCAATTTATGTCCTAGGAAATGTTCCGTTAATAGATTAGATGGAGAATTAGGCCTCTGCAGTGCTTCTGAGGATGTAAAAATAGCTAAAGTTAGTTTGCATCAATGGGAAGAACCTTGTATCTCAGGAACAATGGGTTCTGGCACTATATTTTTCTCCAATTGTAACCTAAAATGTGTATTTTGTCAGAATCATACCATAAGTGAGGAAGGTACCGGGAAAGCAGTATCTATAGAACAACTTAGTGAAATCTTTTTAGAGCAGCAAATGCGAGGTGCCCACAATATAAATTTAGTTACTCCAACTCATTATGTGCCACAGATAATAGAAGCACTAAAAATTGCTAAAAGTAGGGGCCTAAACATTCCTATTCTCTATAATTCAAATGCATATGAAAGTATGGATACAATTAAAGCCTTAAGTGGTTTTATTGATGTTTATTTACCAGACTTAAAATATTATAGTGATAAATATGCAATTAAGTATTCAAATGCTCCTAATTATTTTAATACAGCTTCCCAAGTTATTACTGAAATGGTTTCCCAAGTAGGAAAAGCTAAATTTGATGATGCAGGGCTAATTCAAAAGGGAGTAATAATTAGACACCTAATGCTCCCAGGCTTATTATTTGATTCTAAAAAAGTAATAGATTTTATACATTCATCCTTTAGTGATTCAGTTTATATTAGCTTAATGAATCAATATACCCCTATGCATAAGGTAGCTAAATATCCTGAAATAAACAAACCCTTAAACCCTAATCATTATGATGCTCTAATTGACTACTGCTTAACCCTAGGTGTCACCAAATGCTTTATTCAAGAAAGTGGAACTTGCTCTAAAGATTTTGTACCTGACTTTGACTTAAGCCAAATATAA
- a CDS encoding phosphatase PAP2 family protein has protein sequence MEQLEKRVGATEWKDIIKRGLWGLSVLLISVSYPILNQFKGDTNSVLTFVDKFIPFNKYFILPYVSWYIFMAIFSVVLCILDKERYLKLLITLNIGMITCYLIYYFYPTYVPRPMIEGTDFFSNMVLNLYAADNPYNCFPSIHVLDSVLIALYTFESDKVYKSTKIICIFISVSIILSTMFIKQHYFADVAAGIIFAFVLYFSFKNFKFNFSKNQSIQYIE, from the coding sequence ATGGAGCAATTAGAAAAGCGGGTCGGGGCAACTGAATGGAAGGATATTATCAAAAGGGGATTATGGGGACTTAGCGTACTACTTATAAGTGTGTCATATCCAATATTAAATCAATTCAAAGGGGACACTAACTCTGTGCTTACCTTTGTGGACAAATTCATACCTTTTAATAAATATTTTATATTACCCTATGTATCTTGGTATATATTTATGGCGATTTTTTCTGTTGTTTTATGTATACTAGATAAAGAAAGGTATTTAAAACTACTTATAACTTTAAATATAGGTATGATTACATGTTATTTAATATATTATTTTTATCCAACATATGTTCCAAGACCTATGATAGAGGGAACCGATTTCTTCAGTAATATGGTTTTGAATTTGTATGCGGCGGATAATCCCTATAACTGTTTTCCAAGCATTCATGTTTTAGATTCTGTGTTAATAGCTTTGTATACTTTTGAATCGGATAAGGTTTATAAATCCACAAAAATAATTTGTATTTTTATATCCGTTTCCATAATTTTGTCTACTATGTTTATAAAGCAACATTATTTTGCTGATGTGGCAGCAGGTATAATATTCGCTTTTGTATTGTACTTTTCTTTTAAAAATTTCAAATTTAATTTTAGCAAAAACCAAAGCATTCAGTATATAGAATGA